A single genomic interval of Cupriavidus sp. MP-37 harbors:
- the dnaJ gene encoding molecular chaperone DnaJ has translation MAKRDYYEVLGVGKNASDDEIKKAYRKLAMKFHPDRNPDSKDAEEKFKEAKEAYEMLSDPEKKAAYDQYGHAGVDPNMAGGFGGAQGYGGFAEAFGDIFGDIFGQGGGRRGGGGPQAYRGADLRYSMEISLEQAAHGHEAQIRVPHWDDCDHCHGNGAEPGSSVETCPTCHGAGQVRVSQGFFTMQQTCPKCHGSGKFIPKPCTKCHGQGKLKSQKTLEVKIPAGIDEGMRIRSSGNGEPGINGGPPGDLYVEVHIKPHAVFERDGDDLHCQMPISFATAALGGDLEVPTLSGKATFPVPEATQSGKTFRLRGKGIKGVRSGYPGDLYVHVNVETPVKLTEAQKEMLRQFDRSVHEGGSRHSPQETSWLDKVKSFFS, from the coding sequence ATGGCAAAACGTGACTACTACGAAGTGCTCGGGGTAGGCAAGAACGCGAGCGACGACGAGATCAAGAAGGCCTATCGCAAGCTCGCGATGAAGTTCCATCCGGACCGCAACCCGGACAGCAAGGACGCCGAGGAAAAATTCAAGGAGGCCAAGGAGGCCTACGAGATGCTTTCCGACCCGGAAAAGAAGGCCGCGTATGACCAGTACGGCCATGCCGGCGTGGACCCGAACATGGCGGGCGGCTTCGGCGGCGCGCAGGGCTACGGCGGCTTCGCCGAGGCCTTCGGCGATATCTTCGGCGATATCTTCGGCCAGGGCGGCGGCCGGCGCGGCGGCGGCGGCCCGCAGGCCTACCGCGGCGCCGACCTGCGCTACAGCATGGAGATCTCGCTGGAGCAGGCCGCGCACGGTCACGAGGCGCAGATCCGCGTGCCGCACTGGGACGACTGCGACCACTGCCACGGCAACGGTGCCGAGCCCGGCTCGAGCGTGGAAACCTGCCCGACCTGCCACGGCGCCGGCCAGGTGCGCGTGTCGCAGGGCTTCTTCACCATGCAGCAGACCTGCCCGAAGTGCCACGGCAGCGGCAAGTTCATCCCCAAGCCCTGCACCAAGTGCCACGGCCAGGGCAAGCTGAAGTCGCAGAAGACGCTGGAAGTGAAGATCCCGGCCGGCATCGACGAAGGCATGCGCATCCGTTCGTCCGGCAACGGCGAGCCGGGCATCAACGGCGGCCCGCCGGGCGACCTGTACGTGGAAGTCCACATCAAGCCGCACGCGGTGTTCGAGCGCGATGGCGACGACCTGCACTGCCAGATGCCGATCTCGTTCGCCACCGCGGCGCTGGGCGGCGACCTGGAAGTGCCCACGCTGAGCGGCAAGGCCACCTTCCCGGTGCCCGAGGCGACCCAGTCCGGCAAGACCTTCCGCCTGCGCGGCAAGGGCATCAAGGGTGTGCGCTCCGGCTACCCGGGCGACCTCTACGTGCATGTGAACGTCGAGACGCCGGTCAAGCTGACCGAGGCGCAGAAGGAAATGCTGCGCCAGTTCGACCGCTCGGTGCACGAGGGCGGCTCGCGCCACAGCCCGCAGGAGACCTCGTGGCTGGACAAGGTGAAGAGCTTCTTCAGCTGA
- the dnaK gene encoding molecular chaperone DnaK, giving the protein MGKIIGIDLGTTNSCVAILEGNTPKVIENSEGARTTPSIIAYMEDGEILVGAPAKRQAVTNPRNTLYAVKRLIGRKFEEKEVQKDIGLMPYSIVKADNGDAWVSVRDQKLAPPQVSAEVLRKMKKTAEDYLGEPVTEAVITVPAYFNDSQRQATKDAGRIAGLDVKRIINEPTAAALAFGLDKNEKGDRKIAVYDLGGGTFDISIIEIADVDGEKQFEVLSTNGDTFLGGEDFDQRIIDYIIGEFKKDQGVDLSKDVLALQRLKEAAEKAKIELSSSQQTEINLPYITADASGPKHLNLKMTRAKLESLVEELITRTIEPCRTAIKDAGVKVSDIDDVILVGGMTRMPKVQEQVKEFFGKEARKDVNPDEAVAVGAAIQGSVLSGDRKDVLLLDVTPLSLGIETLGGVMTKMITKNTTIPTKHAQVFSTADDNQPAVTIKVYQGEREMATGNKLLGEFNLEGIPPAPRGTPQIEVSFDIDANGILHVGAKDKATGKENRITIKANSGLSEDEIQRMVKDAEANAEEDKKARELADARNQADALIHSTKKAVTEYGDKLEAGEKEKIEAAIKELEDAARGGDKAEIDAKVNALSEASQKLGEKVYADMQAKAGEGAAAGAAGAAGGQQQAQPQDDNVVDAEFKEVNDKK; this is encoded by the coding sequence ATGGGTAAGATCATCGGTATCGACCTCGGTACCACCAACAGCTGCGTCGCGATCCTGGAAGGCAACACGCCCAAGGTCATCGAGAATTCCGAGGGTGCCCGCACCACCCCGTCGATCATCGCCTACATGGAAGACGGCGAGATCCTGGTCGGCGCGCCGGCCAAGCGCCAGGCCGTCACCAACCCGCGCAACACCCTGTACGCGGTCAAGCGCCTGATCGGCCGCAAGTTCGAAGAAAAGGAAGTCCAGAAGGACATCGGCCTGATGCCGTACTCCATCGTCAAGGCCGACAACGGCGACGCATGGGTGTCGGTGCGCGACCAGAAGCTGGCGCCGCCGCAGGTGTCGGCCGAAGTGCTGCGCAAGATGAAGAAGACCGCCGAGGACTACCTCGGCGAGCCGGTGACCGAAGCCGTGATCACCGTGCCGGCATACTTCAACGACTCGCAGCGCCAGGCGACCAAGGACGCCGGCCGCATCGCCGGCCTCGACGTCAAGCGCATCATCAACGAGCCGACCGCGGCCGCGCTGGCCTTCGGCCTGGACAAGAACGAGAAGGGCGACCGCAAGATCGCCGTGTATGACCTCGGCGGCGGCACCTTCGATATCTCGATCATCGAGATCGCGGACGTCGACGGCGAGAAGCAGTTCGAAGTGCTGTCGACCAACGGCGACACCTTCCTGGGCGGCGAAGACTTCGACCAGCGCATCATCGACTACATCATCGGCGAGTTCAAGAAGGACCAGGGCGTCGACCTGTCCAAGGACGTGCTCGCGCTGCAGCGCCTGAAGGAAGCCGCGGAAAAGGCCAAGATCGAACTGTCCAGCTCGCAGCAGACCGAGATCAACCTGCCGTACATCACGGCCGATGCCTCGGGTCCGAAGCACCTGAACCTGAAGATGACCCGCGCCAAGCTGGAATCGCTGGTCGAAGAGCTGATCACCCGCACCATCGAGCCGTGCCGCACCGCGATCAAGGACGCCGGCGTCAAGGTCAGCGACATCGACGACGTGATCCTGGTCGGCGGCATGACCCGCATGCCCAAGGTGCAGGAGCAGGTCAAGGAGTTTTTCGGCAAGGAAGCGCGCAAGGACGTGAACCCGGATGAGGCCGTGGCCGTCGGTGCCGCGATCCAGGGTTCGGTGCTGTCGGGCGACCGCAAGGACGTGCTGCTGCTGGACGTGACGCCGCTGTCGCTGGGTATCGAGACCCTGGGCGGCGTGATGACCAAGATGATCACCAAGAACACCACCATCCCGACCAAGCATGCGCAGGTGTTCTCGACCGCCGACGACAACCAGCCGGCCGTGACCATCAAGGTGTACCAGGGCGAGCGTGAAATGGCCACCGGCAACAAGCTGCTGGGCGAGTTCAACCTGGAAGGCATCCCGCCGGCACCGCGCGGCACGCCGCAGATCGAGGTGTCGTTCGACATCGACGCCAACGGCATCCTGCACGTCGGCGCCAAGGACAAGGCCACCGGCAAGGAAAACCGGATCACCATCAAGGCGAACTCGGGTCTGTCGGAAGACGAGATCCAGCGCATGGTCAAGGACGCCGAGGCCAACGCCGAGGAAGACAAGAAGGCCCGCGAGCTGGCTGACGCCCGCAACCAGGCCGACGCGCTGATCCACTCGACCAAGAAGGCGGTCACCGAATACGGCGACAAGCTGGAGGCCGGCGAGAAGGAAAAGATCGAAGCCGCGATCAAGGAACTGGAAGACGCCGCCCGCGGCGGCGACAAGGCCGAGATCGATGCCAAGGTCAACGCCCTGTCGGAAGCCAGCCAGAAGCTGGGCGAGAAGGTCTACGCCGACATGCAGGCCAAGGCCGGCGAAGGCGCCGCGGCCGGTGCCGCGGGTGCTGCCGGTGGCCAGCAGCAGGCCCAGCCGCAGGACGACAACGTTGTGGACGCCGAATTCAAGGAAGTCAACGACAAGAAGTAA
- a CDS encoding cob(I)yrinic acid a,c-diamide adenosyltransferase, translating to MGNRLSKIATRTGDAGTTGLGDGSRTGKDSLRIAAIGDVDELNCHVGVLLTEDLPADVRAALLHIQHDLFDLGGELSIPGYTLLKPEQVAQLDTWLADYNANLPRLAEFILPGGSRAAAQAHVCRTVCRRAERALVALGAAEALNEAPRQYLNRLSDLMFVLARVLNRAGGGSDVLWQRDRDASAK from the coding sequence ATGGGCAACCGCCTGTCGAAGATCGCCACCCGCACCGGCGACGCCGGCACCACCGGCCTGGGCGACGGCAGCCGCACCGGCAAGGACAGCCTGCGCATCGCCGCGATCGGCGACGTCGATGAACTGAACTGCCACGTCGGCGTGCTGCTGACCGAAGACCTGCCCGCCGACGTGCGCGCCGCGCTGCTGCATATCCAGCACGACCTGTTCGACCTGGGCGGCGAGCTGTCCATCCCGGGCTACACGCTGCTCAAGCCCGAGCAGGTGGCGCAGCTCGACACCTGGCTGGCCGACTACAACGCCAACCTGCCGCGGCTGGCCGAATTCATCCTGCCCGGCGGCAGCCGCGCCGCGGCGCAGGCCCATGTGTGCCGCACCGTGTGCCGGCGTGCCGAGCGCGCGCTGGTGGCGCTGGGCGCGGCCGAGGCGCTGAACGAGGCGCCGCGCCAGTACCTGAACCGGCTCTCGGACCTGATGTTCGTGCTGGCGCGGGTGCTGAACCGGGCCGGCGGGGGCTCGGACGTGCTGTGGCAGCGGGACCGGGACGCTTCCGCAAAGTAA